One stretch of Streptomyces peucetius DNA includes these proteins:
- a CDS encoding glycoside hydrolase family 31 protein, with translation MPSLPRSPSVDQSASLAQSSPTVGTFREDAGALEWSGRRETVRIEPWGPDAVRVRATLGGPLLDGLPGALLGSPPPAAATVKIEQGRGRVVNGALTAEIDAEGMVRFTATDDGRELLAEERAHFWWPGPRLYTPGGNGYHRLEQRFAAYEDEKLYGLGQHQHGLFDQKGAVVDLVQRNAEVSIPVLTSSRGYTLLWNNPAIGRVELAQTGTRWVADSARQIDYWITAGDPAPAQERYSAVTGRTPMLPEWAAGFWQCKLRYRTQEELLSVAREYKRRGLPIDAIVCDFFHWTHLGEWKFDPAEWPDPAAMTRELEELGIRLVVSVWPSVSPLSENHAPMEQLGHFIGTEYGPIAHADWPDKEVAEPVQVAFYDATNPAARDFVWSRVRENYLEPYGIRSFWLDACEPELKPGFSANLRYHAGPGLEVGNLYPRENARTFYEGMLAAGEEEVVTLNRSAWAGSQRYGAALWSGDIGTDFATLRRQIAAGLNTALSGIPWWNTDIGGFHGGDPDDEAYREVMVRWFQFGALSPLMRLHGFRDPGMPLGPSMTGGPNEIWSYGERAGEILAWYLGLRERLKPYVLEQMRAAHEKGVPPMRPLFLEFPDDEKTWDVADAYLFGPDLLVAPVLEAGATSRTAYLPAGARWTDAWTGEEYEGGRAVTVDAPLERIPLFLRDGAALPIAP, from the coding sequence ATGCCTTCACTCCCCAGGAGTCCGTCCGTGGACCAGTCAGCGAGTCTTGCCCAGTCCTCCCCCACCGTCGGCACGTTTCGCGAGGACGCCGGGGCCCTCGAGTGGAGCGGGCGCCGGGAGACCGTGCGCATCGAACCGTGGGGGCCCGACGCCGTCCGGGTCCGGGCCACGCTCGGCGGTCCGCTGCTGGACGGCCTTCCGGGTGCGCTGCTCGGCTCGCCGCCCCCCGCCGCGGCCACCGTCAAGATCGAGCAAGGACGCGGGCGAGTGGTCAACGGCGCGCTGACCGCGGAGATCGATGCCGAGGGCATGGTGCGGTTCACCGCCACCGACGACGGGCGCGAACTCCTCGCGGAGGAACGCGCGCACTTCTGGTGGCCCGGCCCCCGCCTGTACACACCGGGCGGCAACGGCTACCACCGCCTGGAGCAGCGCTTCGCCGCCTACGAGGACGAGAAGCTGTACGGCCTCGGGCAGCACCAGCACGGCCTGTTCGACCAGAAGGGCGCCGTCGTCGACCTGGTCCAGCGCAACGCGGAGGTCAGCATCCCGGTGCTCACCTCCAGCCGGGGCTACACCCTGCTGTGGAACAACCCGGCCATCGGCCGGGTCGAGCTCGCGCAGACGGGCACTCGCTGGGTGGCCGACAGCGCACGCCAGATCGACTACTGGATCACCGCGGGCGACCCGGCGCCCGCCCAGGAGCGCTACTCGGCGGTGACCGGCCGGACGCCGATGCTCCCGGAGTGGGCGGCCGGCTTCTGGCAGTGCAAGCTCCGCTACCGCACCCAGGAGGAACTGCTGTCCGTGGCCCGCGAGTACAAGCGGCGCGGGCTGCCGATCGACGCGATCGTCTGCGACTTCTTCCACTGGACGCACCTCGGCGAGTGGAAGTTCGACCCGGCCGAGTGGCCCGACCCGGCGGCCATGACCCGCGAACTGGAGGAGCTCGGCATCAGGCTGGTGGTCTCCGTGTGGCCGTCGGTGTCGCCGCTGAGCGAGAACCACGCACCGATGGAGCAGCTGGGCCACTTCATCGGGACGGAGTACGGCCCCATCGCGCACGCCGACTGGCCGGACAAGGAGGTCGCGGAGCCGGTGCAGGTCGCGTTCTACGACGCGACGAACCCGGCGGCGCGCGACTTCGTCTGGTCGCGGGTGCGGGAGAACTACCTCGAGCCGTACGGCATCCGCTCGTTCTGGCTGGACGCCTGCGAACCGGAGCTCAAGCCCGGCTTCTCCGCCAACCTGCGCTACCATGCGGGACCCGGCCTGGAGGTCGGCAACCTCTATCCCCGCGAGAACGCGCGCACCTTCTACGAGGGGATGCTGGCCGCGGGCGAAGAGGAGGTCGTCACCCTCAACCGCTCGGCGTGGGCCGGCAGCCAGCGCTACGGGGCGGCCCTGTGGTCCGGTGACATCGGCACCGACTTCGCCACCCTGCGGCGCCAGATCGCCGCGGGCCTCAACACCGCGCTCTCCGGCATCCCGTGGTGGAACACCGACATCGGCGGCTTCCACGGCGGCGACCCGGACGACGAGGCGTACCGCGAGGTCATGGTCCGCTGGTTCCAGTTCGGTGCGCTGTCCCCGCTGATGCGGCTGCACGGCTTCCGCGACCCGGGCATGCCCCTCGGGCCGTCGATGACCGGCGGCCCCAACGAAATCTGGTCGTACGGCGAGCGGGCCGGGGAGATCCTGGCGTGGTACCTCGGGCTGCGGGAGCGCCTGAAGCCGTACGTTCTGGAGCAGATGCGGGCGGCCCACGAGAAGGGCGTGCCGCCGATGCGCCCGCTGTTCCTGGAGTTCCCGGACGACGAGAAGACGTGGGACGTGGCCGACGCCTACCTGTTCGGCCCCGATCTGCTGGTGGCGCCGGTGCTGGAGGCGGGGGCGACGAGCCGTACGGCGTACCTCCCTGCCGGGGCGCGGTGGACGGACGCCTGGACGGGCGAGGAGTACGAGGGCGGGCGCGCGGTGACGGTGGACGCGCCGCTGGAGCGTATCCCGCTGTTCCTCAGGGACGGCGCGGCGCTGCCGATCGCGCCGTGA
- a CDS encoding VOC family protein, translating into MRVKDFDHLVLNVQDVERSLEFYCGPLGLEPVRVEEWRAGKAPFPSVRVSPVTIVDLVGRPRGESNVDHICLVVDPLDWQEVVDSGVFTVLEGPVGRYGARGDAQSIYVRDPDGNTVELRWYPQDGER; encoded by the coding sequence ATGCGGGTGAAGGACTTCGACCACCTGGTGCTCAATGTCCAGGACGTCGAGCGCTCCCTGGAGTTCTACTGCGGACCGCTCGGCCTCGAGCCCGTCCGCGTGGAGGAGTGGCGGGCCGGCAAGGCGCCGTTCCCGTCGGTCCGGGTCAGCCCGGTCACCATCGTCGATCTCGTCGGCCGGCCCCGAGGCGAGTCGAACGTGGACCACATATGCCTCGTCGTCGACCCGCTGGACTGGCAAGAGGTCGTCGACTCCGGGGTGTTCACCGTCCTGGAGGGTCCGGTCGGGCGCTACGGCGCCCGCGGCGACGCGCAGTCGATCTATGTGCGGGACCCCGACGGAAACACCGTCGAGCTGCGCTGGTACCCGCAGGACGGCGAGCGGTGA
- a CDS encoding serine/threonine-protein kinase, whose translation MNTWSVPGYTESRELGSGGCGRVVLAVHDATGVPVAVKYLNERLRADTGFVREFRAEAQLLGGLDSPYVVRLHEYVESPQGAAIVMELVDGVALRALLLREGATGPEAALAVLKGSLLGLAAAHGAGVVHRDYKPENVLVAVDGSSKLVDFGIAAGRGTTPGVAGTPAYMAPEQWHGEPASPAADVYAATATFYECLTGHKPFRGENIAELALQHIGAPVPEDDAPEPVRPLIRRGLAKSPGRRPANAAAFVAELEEIAGAAYGPDWEERGQRRLAALAALLPLLLPSGGRAAEAADTATTAIGEGTGEGAGIGTGAHPAGRLPPALRKALAGAAALAVAAAIAVSARAGEGGSPETAARAVATTSALPSGGGAPSTEAGGTTGAPGPADSPAPASPPASASADTGPSAPSPATSATSATSATPTESAAPPSVPPSQPPARPVSSPPPTVVPVRVKSVDVTGFRQTGTATAAATVEVVTDGTGPVTITVSWSTGDVKGEPGAAESTESFERSGATGYTLALDHTYQGTGCYWTVRASTGPAAASGVSTRQLLTRRGCPIP comes from the coding sequence ATGAACACCTGGTCGGTGCCCGGGTACACGGAATCCCGGGAGCTCGGTTCCGGAGGATGCGGGCGTGTCGTGCTCGCCGTGCACGACGCCACCGGCGTTCCGGTGGCGGTGAAGTACCTCAACGAGCGGCTGCGCGCGGACACCGGCTTCGTACGGGAGTTCCGCGCGGAGGCCCAGCTGCTGGGCGGCCTCGACTCCCCGTACGTGGTGCGGCTGCACGAGTACGTCGAGTCCCCGCAGGGCGCGGCCATCGTGATGGAGCTGGTCGACGGGGTCGCGCTGCGCGCCCTGCTGCTGCGGGAGGGCGCGACCGGCCCGGAGGCGGCGCTGGCGGTGCTGAAGGGTTCGCTGCTGGGGCTGGCCGCCGCCCACGGCGCGGGGGTGGTCCACCGGGACTACAAGCCGGAGAACGTGCTGGTGGCGGTGGACGGCTCGTCCAAGCTCGTCGACTTCGGCATCGCCGCGGGCCGCGGCACCACGCCGGGCGTGGCGGGCACACCCGCCTACATGGCCCCCGAGCAGTGGCACGGCGAGCCCGCGTCGCCCGCGGCCGACGTGTACGCGGCCACCGCGACGTTCTACGAATGCCTCACGGGCCACAAGCCGTTCCGCGGCGAGAACATCGCGGAGCTGGCGCTCCAGCACATCGGCGCGCCCGTCCCCGAGGACGACGCGCCGGAGCCCGTAAGGCCCCTGATCCGCCGGGGACTTGCCAAGTCGCCCGGCCGGCGGCCGGCGAACGCGGCGGCGTTCGTGGCCGAACTCGAGGAGATCGCGGGAGCGGCGTACGGCCCCGACTGGGAGGAGCGCGGGCAGCGCAGACTGGCGGCGCTGGCCGCGCTGCTGCCCCTGCTGCTGCCTTCGGGCGGCCGGGCCGCCGAAGCGGCCGACACCGCCACGACCGCGATCGGCGAAGGCACGGGTGAAGGCGCGGGCATCGGCACCGGGGCCCACCCCGCCGGACGGCTGCCGCCGGCGCTGCGCAAGGCCCTCGCGGGGGCGGCCGCCCTGGCCGTCGCGGCCGCGATCGCCGTCAGTGCCCGGGCGGGCGAGGGAGGTTCGCCGGAGACGGCAGCCCGGGCGGTCGCCACCACCAGCGCACTGCCGTCCGGGGGCGGTGCGCCGTCCACGGAGGCGGGCGGGACCACCGGCGCGCCGGGACCGGCGGATTCACCGGCTCCCGCCTCTCCCCCGGCCTCCGCGAGCGCGGACACCGGGCCCTCCGCGCCCTCGCCCGCCACATCCGCCACGTCCGCCACGTCCGCCACGCCGACGGAGTCCGCCGCACCGCCTTCCGTGCCACCCTCTCAGCCGCCGGCCCGGCCGGTCAGCAGTCCGCCGCCGACGGTCGTTCCCGTGCGGGTGAAGTCCGTCGACGTCACCGGCTTCCGGCAGACCGGTACGGCGACAGCGGCCGCCACCGTCGAGGTCGTGACGGACGGAACGGGCCCGGTGACGATCACCGTCTCCTGGTCCACCGGAGACGTGAAAGGCGAACCGGGGGCCGCCGAGAGCACCGAGTCGTTCGAGCGGAGCGGCGCCACCGGCTACACCCTGGCACTGGACCACACGTACCAGGGCACGGGCTGCTACTGGACCGTCCGGGCGAGCACCGGTCCCGCGGCGGCGAGCGGCGTTTCCACCCGTCAGCTGCTGACCAGGAGGGGGTGCCCGATCCCGTGA
- a CDS encoding LacI family DNA-binding transcriptional regulator — MVTLADVAQHAGVSASTVSYVLSGKRTISAVTRERVERSIAELGYHPNAGARALASSRSNIIALMMPLRMDMYVPVMTEIAIAIATHARSFGYDVLMLTGEEGPEAVRRVVGSGLADAMILMDVELEDARLPLLRQSGRPAVLIGLPAETTGLTCVDLDFAEAGALCAEHLAGLGHREIAVIGEAPAVYERRTGFAERTIDGLRARARSLGLRVLHRPSEGGYAAMAGTLAQIFTERPDTTGFVVQNETAVEPLIGLLRQNRRAVPEDISVVAVCPEQVAVQGSVRLTSVAVPAREMARHAVEHVIAKIEDRAGDQVVLLEPELTVRASSGPAPVSG; from the coding sequence ATGGTCACCCTTGCCGACGTGGCGCAGCACGCCGGAGTCTCGGCCAGCACGGTGAGCTATGTCCTCAGCGGCAAGCGGACCATCTCCGCGGTCACCCGCGAACGCGTCGAGCGGAGCATCGCGGAACTCGGCTACCACCCCAACGCGGGGGCCCGTGCGCTGGCGAGCAGCAGATCCAACATCATCGCCCTGATGATGCCGTTGCGCATGGACATGTACGTGCCCGTGATGACGGAGATCGCCATCGCGATCGCCACGCACGCCCGCTCCTTCGGGTACGACGTCCTGATGCTCACGGGCGAGGAGGGCCCGGAGGCGGTGCGCCGGGTGGTGGGCAGCGGTCTCGCCGATGCCATGATCCTCATGGACGTCGAACTCGAGGACGCCCGGCTGCCGTTGCTCCGCCAGAGCGGACGGCCCGCGGTGCTGATCGGCCTGCCCGCCGAGACCACCGGCCTGACCTGTGTGGATCTGGACTTCGCCGAGGCCGGTGCGCTGTGCGCGGAGCACCTCGCCGGCCTCGGACACCGCGAGATCGCCGTGATCGGTGAGGCCCCGGCCGTCTACGAGCGGCGGACGGGCTTCGCGGAGCGGACCATCGACGGGCTCAGGGCACGTGCGCGCTCGCTCGGGCTGCGCGTGCTGCACCGCCCCTCCGAGGGCGGCTACGCGGCGATGGCCGGCACACTCGCCCAGATCTTCACCGAACGCCCCGACACCACGGGCTTCGTCGTACAGAACGAGACAGCCGTCGAACCGCTGATCGGTCTGCTGCGCCAGAACCGGCGGGCCGTGCCCGAGGACATCTCGGTGGTCGCCGTCTGCCCGGAGCAGGTGGCCGTCCAGGGGTCCGTGCGGCTCACCTCCGTAGCCGTCCCGGCGCGGGAGATGGCCCGGCACGCCGTCGAGCATGTGATCGCCAAGATCGAGGACCGGGCGGGCGACCAGGTGGTCCTTCTGGAGCCCGAACTCACGGTGCGCGCCAGCTCCGGTCCCGCGCCCGTCTCCGGCTGA
- a CDS encoding S1 family peptidase, whose product MRRTTVIRTGLSALLLLGSWAAVGSGPAAASTSASSVPAPESRLSTGLLEAMQRDLGLDEAGAKARLAAEEKAAAVEGKAQRAAGKAFGGSWFDAGSGKLTVAVTDSGKARGVRATGADVRLVSHSAKQLDSVKREIDALKAPAGVSSWHVDPKVNRVVVNVVASERADNDVQAFLDRAEDAGPVAVEEISQAPQPFAAGTVGGDPYYTGNVRCSIGFSVHGGFVTAGHCGRAGAAVRGWDGSYIGTFQGSSFPGDDYAWVNVGSGWWTVPVVLGWGTVPDQLVRGSAEAPIGASVCRSGSTTHWHCGNVLAKNETVNYSQGAVHQMTKTSVCAEPGDSGGSFISGDQAQGVTSGGWGNCSTGGQTWHQPVNEILGRYGLRLHTA is encoded by the coding sequence TTGAGACGCACGACAGTCATACGCACGGGCCTGTCCGCACTCCTCCTCCTGGGTTCCTGGGCCGCCGTCGGGTCCGGGCCCGCCGCCGCCTCCACTTCCGCCTCCTCCGTCCCCGCGCCGGAGTCCCGGCTCTCCACCGGTCTCCTCGAGGCCATGCAGCGCGACCTCGGCCTCGACGAGGCCGGGGCGAAGGCCCGCCTGGCGGCGGAGGAGAAGGCCGCCGCTGTCGAAGGAAAGGCGCAGCGCGCCGCCGGAAAGGCCTTCGGCGGTTCCTGGTTCGACGCCGGCAGCGGAAAACTGACCGTGGCCGTCACCGACTCCGGCAAGGCCCGTGGCGTACGGGCGACGGGCGCCGACGTCCGCCTCGTGTCCCACAGCGCGAAGCAACTCGACTCCGTCAAGCGGGAGATCGACGCACTGAAGGCGCCCGCCGGCGTCAGCAGTTGGCACGTCGACCCGAAGGTGAACCGGGTCGTGGTGAACGTGGTCGCCTCGGAGCGGGCTGACAACGATGTCCAGGCATTCCTGGACCGGGCGGAGGACGCCGGCCCGGTCGCGGTCGAGGAGATCTCGCAGGCGCCGCAGCCGTTCGCCGCGGGCACCGTCGGCGGCGACCCGTACTACACCGGCAACGTCCGCTGCTCCATCGGCTTCTCCGTCCACGGCGGCTTCGTCACCGCCGGGCACTGCGGACGGGCGGGAGCCGCCGTGCGCGGCTGGGACGGCTCGTACATCGGCACCTTCCAGGGCTCGTCGTTCCCGGGTGACGACTACGCCTGGGTCAACGTCGGCAGCGGCTGGTGGACCGTCCCCGTGGTCCTCGGCTGGGGAACCGTCCCCGACCAGCTGGTCCGCGGCTCGGCCGAGGCCCCGATCGGCGCCTCCGTCTGCCGCTCCGGCTCCACCACCCACTGGCACTGCGGCAACGTCCTCGCCAAGAACGAGACCGTCAACTACAGCCAGGGCGCCGTCCATCAGATGACCAAGACGAGCGTCTGCGCCGAACCGGGCGACTCCGGCGGCTCGTTCATCAGCGGCGACCAGGCGCAGGGCGTCACCTCCGGCGGCTGGGGCAACTGCAGCACCGGCGGTCAGACCTGGCACCAGCCCGTCAACGAGATCCTCGGCCGCTACGGGCTGCGCCTGCACACGGCCTGA
- a CDS encoding FAD-dependent monooxygenase — protein MVHTDVLVVGAGPVGLTAAAELRRRGVGCRVIDRLPARLPYAKAVGIQPRTLEIWDRMGMVGAALDAAVPMRGQLMYVNGAEQARVELSLPPDVPYGFAALPQYETERIIEEHLARWDTGIERGVELVSFEQDDEGVWCRITTPSGREEEVRSRFLVGCDGAHSIVRKSLGLTFEGGAFPEEYMLADVEVDWSLPAGYGVRALHRGDGATDDLLVCIPLPGRSRYRMSMLVPPELSVQRQPDGDRVAHGLESGRAPGLEHVQAVLDRLAPEPTTASALRWSSVFRISHRLVDRYSRGRVFVAGDAAHIHPPTGAQGMNTGIQDAWNLAWKLALAVAGAAGPRLLESYDAERRPVGEEVVGRTVRHATAGGVQADPEDRRTLLLREAQLLVGYRGSPVVGPAAVGHDGPDAGDRAPDCGGLLGPVATFPVRLFDALRGHDTHTLLLYADDPGSLERSARVAAETGRLTHGQVSSCLVLGADAADGGAGLPAWRDSRGEFRRVYHVTGPTGILLRPDGHVGLRQSPPAAPEFAAHLGRVLGIRTPAGGPGHAAA, from the coding sequence GTGGTGCACACCGATGTTCTGGTGGTGGGCGCGGGGCCGGTCGGGCTGACCGCCGCGGCGGAGCTGCGGCGGCGGGGTGTGGGGTGCCGCGTCATCGACAGACTGCCGGCCCGCCTGCCGTACGCGAAGGCCGTCGGCATCCAGCCCAGGACCCTGGAGATCTGGGACCGGATGGGCATGGTCGGCGCCGCTCTGGACGCCGCGGTGCCGATGCGCGGCCAGCTGATGTACGTGAACGGTGCGGAACAGGCGCGCGTGGAGCTCTCGTTGCCGCCGGACGTCCCGTACGGCTTCGCCGCGCTGCCTCAGTACGAGACGGAGCGGATCATCGAGGAGCACCTGGCCCGGTGGGACACCGGGATCGAACGGGGCGTGGAGCTGGTGTCCTTCGAGCAGGACGACGAGGGGGTGTGGTGCAGGATCACCACGCCGTCAGGCCGCGAGGAGGAGGTCAGATCCCGTTTCCTGGTGGGCTGCGACGGTGCCCACAGCATCGTCCGCAAGTCGCTGGGGCTCACCTTCGAAGGCGGTGCGTTCCCCGAGGAGTACATGCTCGCGGACGTGGAGGTGGACTGGAGCCTGCCGGCGGGCTACGGGGTGCGGGCCCTGCACCGCGGCGACGGCGCCACCGACGACCTGCTGGTGTGCATCCCGCTGCCGGGGCGCTCCCGTTACCGCATGTCGATGCTCGTCCCGCCCGAACTGTCCGTACAACGGCAGCCGGACGGGGATCGGGTGGCCCACGGGCTCGAGAGTGGCCGTGCCCCCGGGCTCGAACATGTCCAGGCCGTACTCGACCGTCTCGCGCCGGAGCCCACCACAGCCTCCGCGCTGCGCTGGTCGTCGGTGTTCCGGATCAGCCACCGGCTCGTGGACCGCTACTCGCGAGGCAGGGTGTTCGTCGCGGGCGACGCCGCGCACATCCATCCGCCGACCGGTGCGCAGGGCATGAACACCGGTATCCAGGACGCCTGGAACCTGGCCTGGAAGCTGGCCCTCGCGGTGGCCGGCGCCGCCGGTCCGCGGCTGCTGGAGAGTTACGACGCCGAGCGCCGACCCGTCGGCGAGGAGGTGGTGGGACGCACGGTCCGGCATGCGACCGCGGGCGGGGTCCAGGCCGATCCGGAGGACCGTCGCACGCTTCTGCTGCGGGAGGCCCAGCTGCTGGTCGGCTACCGGGGCAGCCCGGTCGTCGGCCCGGCCGCCGTGGGGCACGACGGTCCGGACGCCGGTGACCGGGCGCCGGACTGCGGTGGTCTCCTCGGACCGGTCGCCACGTTCCCGGTCCGGCTGTTCGACGCGCTCCGGGGCCACGACACGCACACGCTGCTGCTCTACGCGGACGACCCCGGCTCGCTGGAGCGTTCGGCGCGAGTGGCCGCGGAGACCGGGCGGCTGACGCACGGGCAGGTGAGCTCCTGTCTCGTACTCGGTGCCGATGCGGCCGACGGCGGCGCGGGCCTGCCAGCGTGGCGGGACAGCCGGGGCGAGTTCCGGCGCGTCTACCACGTGACGGGCCCGACGGGCATCCTGCTGCGCCCCGACGGCCATGTGGGCCTGCGGCAGTCGCCGCCCGCCGCGCCGGAGTTCGCCGCGCACCTCGGCCGGGTCCTCGGGATCCGGACCCCCGCCGGCGGGCCGGGCCACGCGGCTGCGTGA
- a CDS encoding glycoside hydrolase family 12 protein has translation MAHPTQGARRALRRAALAPLLALLAVVGLASAPAHAAVWYSSDRWGTWNSGGYTLYNNIWGSGAGPQTIWADSATDWGVWADHPGTGGIKSYPNAKKVVNKKIGAISTLTSHYNVSVPAAGAYNTAYDIWDSGYDHEIMLWVNHHGPVGPLGTAQGRVSLGGHTWDVYRGDNGANAVYSFLRTGDSTSGTVDLKAVLGWLKNTKGWIGDVTVGDVQFGYEITSSPGGLDFVTHDFGVRSS, from the coding sequence ATGGCACACCCCACACAGGGCGCACGCCGGGCACTGAGGCGCGCGGCGCTCGCTCCGCTCCTCGCGCTGCTCGCCGTCGTCGGCCTCGCGTCCGCCCCGGCGCACGCGGCCGTCTGGTACTCCTCCGACCGCTGGGGCACCTGGAACAGCGGCGGCTACACCCTCTACAACAACATCTGGGGCTCGGGAGCCGGACCCCAGACCATCTGGGCCGACTCGGCCACCGACTGGGGCGTCTGGGCCGACCACCCCGGCACCGGCGGGATCAAGTCCTATCCGAACGCCAAGAAGGTCGTGAACAAGAAGATCGGCGCCATCTCCACACTCACCAGCCACTACAACGTCTCGGTCCCCGCCGCCGGCGCGTACAACACCGCGTACGACATCTGGGACAGCGGCTACGACCACGAGATCATGCTGTGGGTCAACCACCACGGCCCGGTCGGGCCGCTGGGCACCGCACAGGGAAGGGTGAGCCTCGGCGGCCACACCTGGGACGTCTACCGGGGCGACAACGGCGCCAACGCCGTCTACTCGTTCCTGCGCACCGGTGACTCCACCTCCGGCACGGTCGACCTCAAGGCCGTGCTCGGCTGGCTGAAGAACACCAAGGGATGGATCGGTGACGTGACCGTCGGCGATGTCCAGTTCGGCTACGAGATCACCTCGTCGCCGGGCGGACTGGACTTCGTGACCCACGACTTCGGCGTGCGATCGAGCTGA
- a CDS encoding dihydrofolate reductase family protein has product MTTTVTADLAMSLDGFVAGTDIGPDNPGGNGAQALFHWIHDLASWRERQGMTGGEDNQDSEIMREWFDSTGAVVMGRTMYDTGEEPWGDNPPFRSPVFVLTHRPRQPLVKEGGTTFTFVTDGIHSALEQAKAASGGRNVDIAGGAATVQQYLRAGLIDELQLHVVPVLMGAGLRLFDNLGTRQRRLEAVRVVGTPGATHLKYRLHG; this is encoded by the coding sequence ATGACGACGACCGTCACCGCCGATCTGGCCATGTCCCTGGACGGCTTTGTCGCCGGAACGGACATCGGCCCGGACAACCCCGGAGGCAACGGCGCACAGGCGCTGTTCCACTGGATCCACGACCTCGCGTCGTGGCGCGAGCGCCAGGGCATGACCGGCGGCGAGGACAACCAGGACTCCGAGATCATGCGCGAGTGGTTCGACTCGACCGGGGCCGTCGTGATGGGGCGGACGATGTACGACACCGGTGAGGAACCGTGGGGCGACAACCCGCCCTTCCGCTCTCCGGTGTTCGTCCTCACCCACCGTCCGCGTCAGCCGCTCGTCAAGGAGGGCGGCACCACGTTCACATTCGTCACGGACGGCATCCACAGCGCGCTGGAACAGGCGAAGGCCGCCTCCGGCGGGCGCAATGTCGACATCGCGGGCGGCGCCGCCACCGTCCAGCAGTATCTGCGGGCAGGGCTGATCGACGAACTGCAACTCCATGTGGTTCCGGTGCTGATGGGCGCGGGGCTGCGGCTGTTCGACAACCTGGGGACGCGGCAGCGGCGCCTGGAGGCCGTCAGGGTCGTCGGCACCCCCGGCGCCACACACCTCAAGTACCGCCTCCACGGGTAG
- a CDS encoding PRC and DUF2382 domain-containing protein — protein MITKAQIRNVLDHPVYDADGNKVGNTKHVFLDDATGEPDWVSVQTGMFGSNESFVPIRDAHMVGDHLEVPYPKDKIKDAPNVDVDAGGHLSAQEEQRLYRHYSIDWDAAWKRANEPSEGRAQSDRTGAAGTTGPGVAGAAGAAGAAGMAGRSRATSGEGMAGETPARGRTAAAGEPYGRDLAGDRRDMAGRDRKGETDTAMTRSEETMHVGTERHEVGRARLHKYVVAEEQEQTIPLRHDEVRVEREPITEKNRGAALSGPEISEADYEVTLYEDRPVVETRVEPVERVRLTTEERIEEETVKGRVRKERIEADMPDKAAEQASREKHERGGPGGAA, from the coding sequence GTGATCACCAAAGCACAGATCCGCAATGTGCTCGACCACCCGGTCTACGACGCCGACGGCAACAAGGTCGGCAACACCAAGCATGTCTTCCTCGACGATGCCACCGGGGAACCGGACTGGGTGAGCGTGCAGACGGGCATGTTCGGCAGCAACGAGTCGTTCGTACCGATCCGCGACGCGCACATGGTCGGGGACCACCTCGAGGTGCCCTACCCGAAGGACAAGATCAAGGACGCGCCGAACGTCGACGTCGACGCCGGTGGTCACCTTTCGGCGCAGGAGGAGCAGCGGCTGTACCGCCACTACAGCATCGACTGGGACGCCGCGTGGAAGCGCGCCAACGAGCCCTCCGAAGGCCGGGCCCAATCGGACAGGACCGGTGCGGCCGGTACGACGGGCCCGGGTGTTGCAGGTGCGGCAGGGGCTGCCGGCGCGGCAGGCATGGCGGGCAGGAGCCGTGCGACGTCCGGCGAGGGCATGGCCGGCGAGACCCCCGCCCGCGGGCGTACGGCGGCGGCCGGCGAACCCTACGGCCGTGATCTGGCGGGCGACCGCCGTGACATGGCGGGCCGGGACCGCAAGGGCGAGACCGACACGGCGATGACACGGTCCGAGGAGACCATGCACGTCGGCACCGAACGCCACGAGGTCGGCAGGGCACGCCTGCACAAGTACGTCGTGGCGGAGGAGCAGGAGCAGACCATTCCGCTGCGCCACGACGAGGTCCGTGTGGAGCGCGAGCCGATCACCGAGAAGAACAGGGGTGCCGCGCTGTCCGGGCCGGAGATCTCCGAGGCCGACTACGAGGTCACGCTGTACGAGGACCGGCCGGTGGTGGAGACCCGCGTCGAGCCGGTCGAGCGCGTCCGGCTGACCACCGAAGAGCGCATCGAGGAGGAGACGGTCAAGGGCCGGGTCCGCAAGGAGCGGATCGAGGCCGACATGCCGGACAAGGCCGCGGAGCAGGCCTCCCGCGAGAAGCACGAACGCGGCGGCCCGGGCGGCGCCGCCTGA